The DNA segment GCCGCGTCCGCCGCGCCACTATCGTGGTCCTCTCCATCGGTGAACAGCACGAGAATCTTGTAGTTGTCGCTTCCCTCTTTATACGCGGTCAGCGCGGTTTCAATCGCCTCGGTCAACGCTGTTCCGCCCACCGGAATGATGCCGACGTCCAGCGCTTCGATACTCTGGCGGAAGGCTTGCTCATCGAGTGTGAGCGGACATTGCAGGAACGCCGCGCCGGCGAACGGCACCAGCGCCAGCCGGTCGCTTTTCGCGAGTTTCATCAGGTCGAGTGCTGCGAGTTTGGCGCGCGCCAGCCGGTTTGGCCGGATGTCTTCGGCGAGCATGCTCCGGGAGGTGTCAACGGCCACCACGATGTCCAGTCCACGCTGCCTGGCTTCCTCCCATTCGAAACCCCATTGCGGCCGGGCGAGGGCCAGCAACGCGCAGACGACGGCCAGAACCACCAGCCCGAGGCGGACTTTCTGGCGCAACGGCGAGATGCCCACCGTCAGCTGCGCGAGCAGCCGCGATTGCACGAACTGCCGGATCAACGCCTGTCGTCGCCGCCATGCCCACCACAGAAACCACGCCAGCAGGGGCGCCGTCACCAGCAGCAACCAGAGCATTGGTGGATTACCGAACCGCATATTTTTGTAATTTATGTTCTACGGTCGAACACCAGCGCGCTTCGACGCAACCGACGGCAGTCCGTAAACGACGGCCGGTGTTCAAGGCAGTTTGCGCCAAACCGTGTGGTTTAAAATAATTTCCAGCAGCAACAACACAAGTCCCGGCAGCGCCGCCAGGGGGAACACTTCGCGGTATCGCTGATATTTCTTCACTTGTACCTCGGTCTTTTCCAGCCGGTCGATCTCGTCGTAAATCGAACGCAAGGCCTGCGTCTTGTCCGCGCGATAATACCTTCCGCCCGTCCGCTTGGCGATTTCCTTCAACGTGTCTTCGTCGATGTCCACCGGCTCGTCCCGGTAAACGACCTGGCCGTTGAACGGATTCTGCCCGACGGGTATCGGGGCGGTGCCGCGCGTGCCCACGCCGATGGAGTACACCTTGACCTTCAACGTCTCCGCCGCTTCGGCGGCGGTCAGCGGCGGCACCTTGCCCGCGTTGTTTTGTCCGTCGGTCATCAGGATGACGATCTTGCTTTTCGACTTCACCTCGCGCAAGCGATTCAACGCCGTGGCCAGGGCCGAGCCGATGGCCGTGCCGTCCTTGTCGCGCGTGGCGATTTCCAGACGCTCGAGGTTCTGGAGCAGAAAATCGTGGTCGAGCGTCATCGGCGCGGCAATGTAGGCGTCGCGCGCGAACGCGACCAGGCCGATGCGGTCGTTGGGGCGCTTGCCGACGAACTTCTGCAATACGTCTTTTGCGATCGCAAGGCGGTTGACCCGCCGGCCCTGCAATTCAAAATCCTCCGAACTCATGCTGCCGGACAGGTCAATGGCCACGACGATGTCAATGCCGCTCGCGATGATTTGTGTTTCTCCCTCGCCGAGTTGCGGTCGGGCCAGGGCGACGATGAACAAGGCCAGCGCGAGCCAGCGCAGCTTCAAAAGAATCGCGCCGGCGTGCGAGCGCGTGATGCCCGTGATGCCGCGGACGAGCTGGACCGACGAATAAAGGAAGGCGGGTTGAAACCCCACCTTGCCCTTCAGCCATCCCGCCAGCGGCAGCAACAGGAGCAACAGCAGGAATAACGGGTGCGCGAAGGTCATCGGATTTGTGATTCGTGGTTCAAGCTTTGCGGCGCGCTTTCCGCGGCCTCGCCCGCTCCCTCGGCGCCGGGCGTCGATGACGTCACGCGCGCGGACCCGTGGGGCACCGAAGGCACGGTGAGAGGGTGGGTAACATCAGGTCGCGGTTGAAAATGGGAGGTTTCATCCACCAGCCGCAGCGCGCTTTCATGCAAATCCTGCAATTGCTCGACCGTCGGCTCGTCCCGCGCAAACTTCACAAGGTCACAACGCATCAGAAAATCGGCCAGCGATTGTTTTTGGGCCAGCGACAGCAGCGCGCTGGACTGAAGTTCATCGAGAAACTCCTCGGTGGTGCGTTCCGGTGCGCGCAGTGAAAACGCTTCTTCGAGGTAAACCCGCAATGTGTCGGAAACCGCGATGCAAAACGGACGTGGCTCGTAGATCATTTTGAGGGCCTCCTGAAGTTTTCGGCGGGCGCGCTCATGGGGCGGAATGATGATCTCTGGTGCGGCCGATTGCGCGCGAAGTTTCCGCCAGTAACGCCAGGCATGATATGACAGTGCCACTGCCGCCAGCGCGCCGAGGACGCACCAGAGCCAGAACCAGCCGCTCGGGATGTCCACCGGCGCCTTGATGTCGCGGATGTCGCCCGCCAGCGCGTTCGTGCCCGCGGCGTTTGTCGCGGAAGACGGCGCGGGGATGATGATGGCCGAAGAGTTGGTTTTCATCTATGACGCCGCCGTTTTTCACGCGTTTCAAAAAACCTTCCCAGCGCGGCGGCGTACGGCTGGTCGGTGCGCAACTGGATCGAATCAATGCGCGCTCCGCGAAACAGCTTCAGCAACTCCGCCTGCGCCCGGGCCTGCCGCTGCGCGAAGGCGTCCCGCTTGCGCTCGTCGCCTGTGTTGACTTCGACCACTTCACCGGTCTCGGCGTCCTTCAACACGAGCCGGCCGAGCGCGGGCAGTTCCAATTCGAAACGATCGGTGATTTGCACCGCGACGACATCGTGCCTTCGGTTCGCCTGGCGCAACACCGTGAACGAGGTCTGGCCGAGCGTTTCTGACAGCACCGCTTTGCGGCGGAGGTGCGCGTCGATTTGCGGCCGCGTCGGCGCGGTCTGACCGAGAAAATCCGAGAGAATCACGACGATGGCGCGATGGGGCAGCACGTTCAGCATGAACTCCAGCGTGCTGTTCAAATCGGTGCCGCGCTTTCGTGGCTCGTAAAAAAGAATTTCGCGGATGACGCGCAGGACGTGCTTCCGGCCTTTGCGCGGCGGGATGAATTTCTCGACGCCTTCGCTGAAGAGAATCAAACCGACCTTGTCGTTGTTGCGGATCGCGGAGAAGGCGAGCACGGACGCCATCTCGGCGGCCAGTTCACGCTTGGATTGCCCGACGGAGCCGAACAATCCGGAACCGCTCAAATCCACGACCAGCATCACCGTGAGTTCGCGCTCCTCGACGAACTTTTTGATGAACGGATGGTTCATGCGCGCGGTGACGTTCCAATCAATCGAGCGCACGTCGTCTCCGGGCTGGTATTCGCGCACCTCGTCGAAGTTCATCCCCTGTCCTTTGAAGACGGAGTGATACTGGCCGGCCAGCGTTTCGCTCACGAGCCGGTTTGTCCGGATTTCGATCTGCCGGATTTTTTTGAGGATCTCGCGAGGAATCATGGGAGGGGATACTCTTCAATTGGCTTGTCGTTTTGATCCGTCCGCCACGATTTCTGCAATTTCCACGGCCCGTCACCGGACGTTCGTGCGACGATATAATGGCAGACAGATGAATCCCCTTGCGTCCGGACCGAAAAGCCGAATGTTTCCGGGTCGGGGTGCGTTTCGAGACGGACCGTTCCGTGATCATTTTTCGACCAGCCCGGCGTCTGGCCCTCTTTCTTAAACTTTCTTAAAAACTCCAAAGCTGCGACGAATTCATCATCAACCAGGGGCCCGGCACTTGTCTGCTTGAGATACATGACCCGTTTGGGGAAATCAAACGTGACCACGTGCCGCGCCAAAAACCCCAAACCGATCGCATTTCCACCGGTGTCAACCGTCAGGTTGGTGTAGGTGTCGCCTCCCCAAACACATTTCGGCAAACGCACCCATCCCGAATCGTGTCCGTTGATCGCGCCTTTTTCGACCGCGCCATCACCATTCCTTCCGGTATCAATGAGCAATTTGACACTTTTCCCTCCGGCAAGGCTGGCGTGATCAGTAAAGAGCTGGCCAAACAGGGAAAGCTTAAGCGGAAAAGACCTGCCCAAGTTCGCGACGTCAAGTTGCTTCGAGTCAAGAAAACGTATCTTTCCGGTTTGAAAATTCAGTTGGATGCAATAGTGCCTCAGGCAATCCATGGCGAGGATTCCCATAATCGGATGACCCACCCGGTCTGACAGCTGCTTGAAATTAAAGGTAGCGACCAAACGACCGGTCTTTAGACGAGTGTTTCCCAGGTAAAGCCCGGGTCTCCAATAGAGGCCTGATTTCTGTTTGTCCCCGGGCATGCTGACTGTCCAGCGGCCGAGGGGCAGGCGTTTACCTAATTTCGGTATCAGCGATTTGTCGAAAAGAGTGCCCGGCGACCCGGTATCCAGAACAAATGGCAACTCCTCTCCGTTTTCCAACCGGAGCATAATAAATAACAAGCCGCCACGACCGGCATCTTTATTGATAGCCACCTCCGTGGCAAGGTGGGGGTGGCTGGAGCGCTCTGTTGCGCAAGAACACAAGAGCAACAGGCTGAAAACAATTCCTGACTTGCCCACCAACCACCGAAGTGAAACGCGGTTCGTGCGAATCTCGATCTGCCGGATTTTTTTGAGAATCTCGCGGGGGATCATGAACTAACCTCGATAACCCGTTCCGGGCTTTCGCAATTCGTATTCTTCGCAAAGGTGTGTCTCTTGGACGTATTCAGTCAATGTTGCCCAAACGCGAAACATATCGCCCTTGCTCTTCACTTGTGAATACTCAGCCTTGTTGCCACGGAAACAAGCCAGGCAACCAAACATTCCATGTCCGTACGGGCTGTAGTCGGAGAACGCACATGTGATGCAAAGCCTCAAGTGGCATCCTACGGGCAATTGCTTTTCTAGTTCCAAGAGTTCATCTTCGAACCAACCGCTTTTGCCCGTTGATTGGAATTCTTGGTCGCGGAATTTGAGTTGAAGTTTGACGACTTCGTCCTCTAACCCTCCCTTGGAGTTTGGTTTTCCAAAATCAACCCAGGCTTTTACCAAGCCATCTTCAACGCCGTTCGGAGTGGTGACCTGAATGGGAATCTCCACGTCAAATTGACAGTCGCACAGGCATTCTTTATGGATCCGAAATCTTTGCAACGATTGCGGTTCCGTATCAGCAACGGGCGAGAGAGAGTCCAAATCTTCTCCTTCGAATATGACATCCCGGATTTTGATTCGCAGAGATTTTCCATCAGTTTGAAGCGTTGTTGATACGCTTCCATTCGCGTCCTGATACCTTGTTGGCAATGATTTCCTCACAGGGTGAAATTGATCGGATGAATGCGATTCATCGAATTAGGGCACAGGCAGTTCATCAAAGATTTTCTGAATCACCGTTTCGCTGGTTTTTTCCTCGGCCTCGGCTTCGTAGGTGATCGCTACGCGGTGGCGGAGCACGTCCATGCCGATGCTTTTCACGTCCTGCGGGGTGACGTAGCCGCGTCCGCGCAGGAAGGCGTGGGCTTTGCCGGCGAGCGTGAGCGCAATCGTTGCGCGGGGTGACGCGCCCAGTTGAATCAAATCCTTCGCGTCGATGTTGTAATGCGCCGGGTCACGCGTGGCGCAGACCAGGTCCACGATGTAATCCTTTACTTTGTCGTCAATGTAGATGTCGTTGATGACTTCGCGCGCGGACAGGATGGTTTTCGCGTCCACGACCGCGCTGGCGCCGGGTAATCCGCTCGTGCGGGCCATGAGATCGAGGATCTGGCGTTCTTCTTCGCGTGACGGGTAGCCAATGCGCAGCTTCAACATGAACCGGTCCACCTGCGCCTCGGGCAACGGATACGTCCCTTCCTGTTCGATCGGATTTTGCGTCGCAAGCACGAGGAATGGCTCTTCAAGTTTGAAGGTCTGGTCGCCGATGGTGACCTGCTTTTCCTGCATCGCTTCGAGCAGAGCGCTCTGGACCTTGGCGGGCGCGCGATTGATTTCGTCGGCGAGGATCAGATTGGCGAAGACCGGCCCGCGGCGGGTGGTGAACGCGCCGGATTGCGGATTGTAAATCTGAGTGCCGACGACGTCGGCGGGGAGCATGTCAGGCGTGAACTGCAGGCGTGAGAAGCGGACGTCGATGGCGGCGGCGAGCGTTTTGACCGACAGGGTCTTGGCCAGGCCCGGGACACCTTCGAGCAGGACGTGTCCATTGGCGAGCAGTCCAATAATGAGCCGTTCGACGAGATATTTCTGTCCGATGACGA comes from the Candidatus Angelobacter sp. genome and includes:
- a CDS encoding VWA domain-containing protein codes for the protein MTFAHPLFLLLLLLLPLAGWLKGKVGFQPAFLYSSVQLVRGITGITRSHAGAILLKLRWLALALFIVALARPQLGEGETQIIASGIDIVVAIDLSGSMSSEDFELQGRRVNRLAIAKDVLQKFVGKRPNDRIGLVAFARDAYIAAPMTLDHDFLLQNLERLEIATRDKDGTAIGSALATALNRLREVKSKSKIVILMTDGQNNAGKVPPLTAAEAAETLKVKVYSIGVGTRGTAPIPVGQNPFNGQVVYRDEPVDIDEDTLKEIAKRTGGRYYRADKTQALRSIYDEIDRLEKTEVQVKKYQRYREVFPLAALPGLVLLLLEIILNHTVWRKLP
- a CDS encoding DUF58 domain-containing protein — encoded protein: MIPREILKKIRQIEIRTNRLVSETLAGQYHSVFKGQGMNFDEVREYQPGDDVRSIDWNVTARMNHPFIKKFVEERELTVMLVVDLSGSGLFGSVGQSKRELAAEMASVLAFSAIRNNDKVGLILFSEGVEKFIPPRKGRKHVLRVIREILFYEPRKRGTDLNSTLEFMLNVLPHRAIVVILSDFLGQTAPTRPQIDAHLRRKAVLSETLGQTSFTVLRQANRRHDVVAVQITDRFELELPALGRLVLKDAETGEVVEVNTGDERKRDAFAQRQARAQAELLKLFRGARIDSIQLRTDQPYAAALGRFFETREKRRRHR
- a CDS encoding DUF6304 family protein codes for the protein MRKSLPTRYQDANGSVSTTLQTDGKSLRIKIRDVIFEGEDLDSLSPVADTEPQSLQRFRIHKECLCDCQFDVEIPIQVTTPNGVEDGLVKAWVDFGKPNSKGGLEDEVVKLQLKFRDQEFQSTGKSGWFEDELLELEKQLPVGCHLRLCITCAFSDYSPYGHGMFGCLACFRGNKAEYSQVKSKGDMFRVWATLTEYVQETHLCEEYELRKPGTGYRG
- a CDS encoding MoxR family ATPase; the encoded protein is MNTGISAINAEVQQASAFVQPLLNEINKVVIGQKYLVERLIIGLLANGHVLLEGVPGLAKTLSVKTLAAAIDVRFSRLQFTPDMLPADVVGTQIYNPQSGAFTTRRGPVFANLILADEINRAPAKVQSALLEAMQEKQVTIGDQTFKLEEPFLVLATQNPIEQEGTYPLPEAQVDRFMLKLRIGYPSREEERQILDLMARTSGLPGASAVVDAKTILSAREVINDIYIDDKVKDYIVDLVCATRDPAHYNIDAKDLIQLGASPRATIALTLAGKAHAFLRGRGYVTPQDVKSIGMDVLRHRVAITYEAEAEEKTSETVIQKIFDELPVP